A genome region from Labilibaculum antarcticum includes the following:
- a CDS encoding YgaP family membrane protein encodes MKKNMGKIDRILRVIVALILAILYFMNIITGTIGIVALIIAGMFLITSLVGSCPPYGLFGINTCKVKEQKK; translated from the coding sequence ATGAAAAAAAACATGGGTAAGATTGATCGTATTTTAAGAGTAATTGTAGCTCTTATTCTAGCAATCCTTTATTTTATGAATATCATTACAGGAACTATTGGAATTGTAGCTTTAATAATTGCAGGCATGTTCCTTATTACAAGCCTTGTTGGGAGCTGCCCTCCTTACGGACTTTTTGGCATTAACACATGCAAAGTTAAAGAGCAAAAGAAATAA
- a CDS encoding SRPBCC family protein, with protein sequence MRTLKKSGIILLVAILTFITLGLFLNKQEYQLETTINRPLAEVFQLFNDHNRLSEWLTEVQSFEPITETENRIGSRYKMMVDNDGKIVELIETLTDYKENEMVETEFVAGWMHKYNHFTFSESENGTKIIAHYSIEGTNPFAKSLFLFFTKSFQEVDGTNLARFTTFAEKQAIFIEPINEIDIVN encoded by the coding sequence ATGAGAACCTTAAAAAAATCGGGTATTATATTGCTTGTTGCAATTCTAACCTTCATTACACTTGGTCTTTTCCTAAACAAACAAGAATATCAACTTGAAACCACAATTAATCGTCCCTTAGCAGAGGTTTTTCAATTATTCAATGATCACAACCGACTTTCGGAATGGCTTACTGAAGTTCAAAGTTTTGAACCAATCACCGAAACGGAGAACAGAATTGGAAGTAGATACAAAATGATGGTAGACAATGATGGGAAAATTGTCGAATTAATAGAAACACTGACGGATTATAAAGAAAACGAAATGGTTGAAACGGAATTCGTAGCTGGATGGATGCACAAATACAACCATTTTACATTCTCAGAATCAGAAAATGGCACTAAAATAATTGCACACTATTCTATTGAAGGAACCAATCCATTTGCTAAATCCTTGTTTCTATTTTTCACCAAAAGCTTTCAGGAAGTTGATGGAACCAATTTAGCACGCTTTACAACTTTTGCAGAAAAACAAGCTATATTTATTGAACCAATAAACGAAATTGATATTGTCAACTAA
- a CDS encoding SRPBCC family protein, giving the protein MKILLYILLGLGLLVAIIHFIAPKTYHVERKIVVSANIDTVFKSLCSLKDQQVWSPWGSKDPDMIVEYNGTDGELGSTSHWIGNKEVGEGEQEITKIEPTSYIETELRFLKPFESTSTGFFAIKRVAEGTEVTWGFKGNNTFPTTLMMVFMNIDKAIGPDFEKGLADFKSFIEK; this is encoded by the coding sequence ATGAAAATTTTGCTTTACATTCTACTTGGACTTGGCCTCTTGGTGGCTATTATTCATTTTATTGCCCCTAAAACTTACCATGTTGAAAGAAAAATTGTAGTTTCAGCCAATATCGACACAGTCTTCAAAAGTCTTTGCTCTCTAAAAGACCAACAGGTTTGGTCTCCATGGGGTTCTAAAGACCCAGATATGATTGTTGAATACAATGGAACTGATGGTGAGCTTGGTTCGACTTCACACTGGATAGGAAATAAGGAGGTTGGAGAAGGAGAACAAGAAATTACCAAAATAGAACCCACCTCTTATATTGAAACAGAACTTCGTTTTTTAAAACCATTTGAATCGACCAGTACCGGTTTTTTTGCAATCAAACGAGTTGCAGAAGGAACCGAAGTTACCTGGGGATTCAAGGGAAACAATACATTTCCAACAACCTTAATGATGGTATTTATGAATATTGATAAAGCCATTGGGCCAGATTTCGAAAAGGGATTGGCTGATTTTAAATCATTCATCGAAAAATAA
- the asnA gene encoding aspartate--ammonia ligase: MKNLFIPKDYQSTLDLDATEKAIKFIKDQFQLHLAAELKLRRVTAPMVVMKGTGLNDDLNGIERPVSFPIKGLDDQTAEVVHSLAKWKRFMLGELDIPTGKGIYTDMNALRPDEEFTNIHSIYVDQWDWEKSITKADRKLDFLKQTVKQIYASLKRTEYVLSEYHAPLQPILPEEITFIHSEELLAQYPDLTPKERETKISKEFGAVFIIGIGGELANGEPHDGRAPDYDDWTTPSSNGYHGLNGDILLWNPILEQSFEISSMGIRVDEEALKLQLKICGEEKRKDLMFHKKLLAGKLPYSIGGGIGQSRLCMFLLQKAHIGEVQSSIWPDELRDACKKAGIIFL, encoded by the coding sequence ATGAAAAACTTATTTATCCCAAAAGATTACCAAAGCACATTGGATCTTGATGCAACAGAAAAAGCCATTAAATTTATTAAAGATCAATTTCAATTGCATTTGGCTGCTGAATTAAAATTACGAAGAGTTACAGCACCTATGGTTGTAATGAAAGGAACAGGACTTAATGATGATTTGAATGGTATTGAACGCCCTGTGTCATTTCCAATTAAAGGCTTAGATGATCAGACAGCGGAAGTGGTTCATTCTCTTGCAAAGTGGAAACGCTTTATGTTGGGAGAACTAGATATTCCTACCGGCAAAGGGATATACACAGACATGAATGCCCTTCGTCCTGATGAAGAGTTCACTAATATTCATTCCATTTATGTAGATCAATGGGATTGGGAAAAATCAATAACAAAAGCCGACCGCAAGTTAGATTTCCTGAAGCAAACAGTAAAGCAAATATATGCTTCGCTTAAAAGAACAGAATATGTTTTAAGCGAGTATCATGCACCTCTTCAGCCAATTCTTCCGGAAGAAATAACATTCATTCATTCTGAGGAATTATTGGCGCAATATCCTGATTTGACACCCAAAGAACGTGAAACTAAAATAAGCAAAGAATTTGGTGCTGTATTTATTATCGGGATTGGTGGTGAGCTTGCAAACGGAGAACCTCATGACGGCAGAGCTCCCGACTATGATGACTGGACAACACCGAGCTCAAATGGATATCATGGTTTGAATGGTGACATTTTACTTTGGAATCCTATACTTGAGCAATCATTTGAAATTTCTTCCATGGGAATTCGAGTTGATGAAGAAGCATTAAAATTGCAATTAAAAATTTGTGGCGAAGAAAAAAGAAAAGATCTTATGTTCCACAAAAAGCTTCTTGCAGGAAAACTCCCTTATTCTATTGGCGGTGGAATTGGTCAATCAAGATTGTGTATGTTCCTGTTACAAAAAGCTCATATTGGGGAAGTGCAGTCAAGTATTTGGCCTGATGAATTAAGGGATGCCTGTAAAAAAGCCGGCATTATCTTTCTATAA
- a CDS encoding cold-shock protein: protein MPTGTVKFFNESKGFGFIKNSETGEDLFVHVTGLIDKINEDDEVTFDLVEGKKGMNAVNVKIN, encoded by the coding sequence ATGCCTACAGGTACAGTAAAATTTTTTAACGAATCCAAGGGATTCGGATTCATTAAGAACAGCGAAACAGGAGAAGATCTCTTTGTTCATGTAACAGGATTAATTGACAAAATTAATGAGGATGACGAAGTAACTTTTGACCTTGTTGAAGGAAAAAAAGGAATGAACGCGGTTAATGTAAAAATTAACTAA
- a CDS encoding PaaI family thioesterase, producing the protein MINEIETLVGLNKMCSDTLMEHLGIVYTEVGENYLVAEMQVTPNHWQPMKILHGGAILALAESVGSALSVIKTDVEKFDVKGMEINANHIRSTRTGIITAKAHFIHKGSLTHVVEVNILNEDEKLISVCRITNVILKK; encoded by the coding sequence ATGATCAATGAAATAGAAACACTGGTTGGGCTAAATAAGATGTGCTCGGATACATTAATGGAGCACTTGGGTATTGTTTACACTGAAGTAGGAGAAAACTACTTAGTTGCAGAAATGCAGGTAACACCTAATCATTGGCAACCGATGAAAATTTTACACGGTGGTGCAATACTTGCATTGGCCGAATCTGTTGGGAGTGCTTTATCAGTAATTAAGACCGATGTGGAAAAATTCGATGTGAAAGGAATGGAGATTAATGCCAATCACATTAGAAGCACACGAACCGGGATTATAACAGCAAAGGCACATTTCATTCATAAAGGAAGCTTGACTCACGTTGTTGAAGTGAATATCCTAAATGAAGATGAAAAGTTGATTTCGGTGTGCCGAATAACCAATGTGATATTAAAAAAATAA
- a CDS encoding isochorismate synthase, with the protein MVENRNELSSFLCCCLQNNFPFFAYQLPKSGMIQIGVQTDLDLKDYHSLSELDEQNGFVFSPFDIESCHKSWFIRSDINLAATEIDSGSIQLLRSADIKMDEAYPLGRIFESPHELYFDQVTKMINDLKQFKLEKAILSRIQMLDGMGMNCAVDSFLKLSESYDSAFVFLVSIPKVGTWIGASPETLLSSKNNAIETVALAGTQKLAGRIVDQIKWEQKEVYEQALVSSYVEKVLENHNVSDYHRTGPVTAQAGNVVHLKTTYMLPNGMNFHQLSNLVQDLHPTPAVCGLPKSKAMDLIREIERHDREYYAGYLGPIESNGSISLFVNLRSMKVLENQMALFVGGGITADSIPEKEWEETCLKAQTLLNVIRS; encoded by the coding sequence ATGGTGGAAAATAGAAATGAATTGTCTTCTTTCTTGTGCTGCTGTTTGCAGAATAATTTCCCCTTTTTCGCTTATCAGTTGCCTAAATCAGGGATGATTCAGATAGGAGTTCAAACCGATCTGGATTTGAAGGATTATCATTCTTTGTCAGAATTGGATGAGCAGAATGGCTTTGTGTTTTCTCCATTCGATATAGAAAGTTGCCATAAATCATGGTTCATACGCAGTGATATTAATTTGGCTGCGACTGAAATTGATTCTGGTTCGATTCAATTACTGCGATCAGCTGATATTAAGATGGATGAGGCATATCCTTTAGGTCGGATTTTTGAAAGTCCGCATGAATTGTATTTTGATCAGGTCACCAAAATGATCAATGATTTAAAACAATTCAAGTTGGAAAAGGCAATTTTATCTAGAATTCAAATGTTAGATGGGATGGGGATGAATTGCGCCGTTGATTCATTCTTGAAATTATCAGAATCTTACGATTCTGCATTTGTGTTTTTGGTTTCGATACCCAAAGTTGGAACATGGATTGGTGCAAGTCCGGAAACTTTATTGTCATCAAAAAATAATGCAATTGAAACTGTTGCTTTAGCAGGAACTCAAAAACTTGCAGGTAGAATAGTCGATCAAATTAAATGGGAACAAAAAGAGGTGTACGAACAGGCTTTGGTAAGTTCGTATGTTGAAAAGGTGCTGGAAAATCACAATGTAAGCGACTATCATCGAACTGGCCCGGTAACAGCTCAGGCTGGGAATGTTGTTCACCTAAAAACAACTTATATGCTCCCAAATGGCATGAATTTTCATCAATTGTCAAACTTAGTTCAAGATCTTCACCCAACTCCTGCAGTTTGTGGATTACCCAAAAGCAAGGCTATGGATTTAATCAGGGAGATTGAACGGCACGACAGGGAGTATTATGCCGGTTATTTGGGGCCAATTGAATCGAACGGATCGATTTCCCTTTTCGTAAATCTCCGCAGTATGAAAGTGCTTGAAAATCAGATGGCTCTTTTTGTTGGAGGTGGAATAACGGCTGATTCAATTCCTGAAAAAGAATGGGAGGAAACCTGTTTAAAAGCTCAAACCTTACTGAATGTGATTCGTTCGTAA
- the menD gene encoding 2-succinyl-5-enolpyruvyl-6-hydroxy-3-cyclohexene-1-carboxylic-acid synthase, which produces MQRTYSDIKGIKELIDICWAKGMEYVIVSPGSRNAPLSISFAKDDRIKSLVIVDERSAGFFALGIAQQTRKPVGLVCTSGTALLNYGPAVAEAFYQRLPLVVISADRPVEWIGQDDSQALPQVNVFGQFVKASYQLPLDANNQDDCWYLNRMVNEALSKAQSGRLGPVHINFPLREPLYGVKSYPNSIERVIGKINSVDQLSSNTIDSIADIINSNQKIVIVVGLLHQQIELNELLAELAQNKNVVVLTESVSNLHNKQFLPCIDRVICSIKEEELDDFKPDLLINFGGPLVSKMIKTFLRDNKPTEHWFIGKEDHFIDTFKNLTSHIDVSPLAFFKQLLPLIKPSDSSFLEHWKGRDAEVSEIHAEYLKGIEWSDLKAFEQILNGIPEDGNLQLANSSVVRYAQLFKISGTHTYNSNRGTSGIDGCTSTAAGAALVNEKTTTLITGDISFFYDSNALWNKYLQSNFKIILINNGGGGIFRFISGPSGVEELEEYFETVQDYKADKLAETFGLDYFHAENEEEVNNVLPDFYASNKRAAILEIKTPRTVNDQVLINYFKTIKSKV; this is translated from the coding sequence ATGCAACGGACTTATTCGGATATTAAAGGGATTAAAGAATTAATTGATATCTGTTGGGCCAAAGGGATGGAATACGTAATTGTTTCGCCTGGTTCTCGTAACGCACCTTTAAGTATTTCTTTTGCTAAAGATGATCGAATTAAGAGTTTGGTGATTGTTGATGAAAGAAGCGCAGGTTTTTTTGCACTTGGCATTGCTCAGCAAACAAGAAAACCGGTTGGCTTGGTTTGTACATCGGGTACCGCATTGTTGAACTACGGACCTGCGGTTGCCGAAGCTTTTTATCAGAGATTGCCTTTGGTGGTTATTTCAGCTGACCGCCCGGTAGAGTGGATTGGGCAGGATGATTCGCAGGCATTGCCACAGGTCAATGTTTTCGGACAATTTGTTAAGGCGAGCTATCAGTTGCCATTGGATGCAAATAATCAGGATGACTGCTGGTATCTGAACCGAATGGTGAATGAAGCATTATCGAAAGCTCAAAGTGGAAGATTAGGACCTGTTCATATCAATTTTCCTTTGCGGGAACCGCTATATGGCGTGAAAAGCTATCCGAATTCGATTGAGCGGGTGATTGGAAAAATCAATTCGGTTGATCAGTTAAGTTCCAATACAATTGATTCTATTGCTGATATTATCAATTCCAATCAGAAAATTGTAATTGTAGTTGGTTTGCTGCATCAGCAAATCGAATTGAATGAATTGCTTGCCGAATTGGCTCAAAACAAGAATGTTGTAGTTCTTACCGAATCGGTGTCGAACCTCCACAATAAACAATTTTTGCCTTGTATCGATCGGGTGATTTGCTCGATAAAAGAGGAGGAATTAGATGATTTTAAGCCAGACTTGCTGATTAATTTTGGCGGGCCATTGGTTTCGAAAATGATTAAAACATTTTTAAGAGATAACAAGCCAACAGAGCATTGGTTTATTGGAAAAGAGGATCATTTTATCGATACATTTAAAAACCTTACTTCTCATATTGATGTATCGCCATTGGCTTTTTTCAAGCAACTATTGCCATTGATAAAACCATCTGATAGTTCCTTTTTAGAACATTGGAAAGGCAGAGATGCTGAGGTTTCTGAAATTCATGCCGAATATCTTAAAGGGATAGAGTGGAGTGATTTAAAAGCTTTTGAGCAAATCCTAAATGGGATTCCTGAAGATGGAAATCTTCAGTTGGCCAATAGTTCAGTTGTGCGTTACGCACAATTATTCAAAATATCAGGTACACATACTTATAATTCGAATCGTGGAACCAGTGGTATCGATGGCTGCACATCAACCGCAGCAGGTGCCGCTTTGGTGAACGAAAAAACAACAACTTTAATTACGGGTGATATCAGTTTTTTCTACGATTCGAATGCATTGTGGAATAAATATTTGCAGTCTAATTTTAAAATTATTCTGATTAATAATGGAGGAGGAGGAATCTTTCGTTTTATATCCGGTCCTTCGGGAGTTGAGGAATTGGAAGAATATTTTGAGACTGTGCAGGATTATAAAGCCGATAAATTGGCTGAAACATTTGGTTTGGATTATTTTCATGCCGAAAATGAAGAGGAAGTGAACAATGTGCTTCCTGATTTCTATGCCTCAAACAAACGTGCGGCAATATTGGAAATTAAAACGCCCAGAACGGTGAACGATCAAGTATTAATAAATTATTTTAAAACCATAAAATCAAAGGTATGA
- the menB gene encoding 1,4-dihydroxy-2-naphthoyl-CoA synthase, which yields MTTRAWTTIKEYEDIKFDFFEGIAKITINRPEVYNAFRPQTNFDMLDAMEICRERSDIGVIVFTGTGDKAFCSGGDQNVKGVGGYIDEHGVPRLNVLDLHKAIRSMPKPVIAMVNGYAIGGGHVLHVVCDLTIASDNAKFGQTGPKVGSFDAGFGSSFLARHVGQKKAREIWFLCKQYTAKEAEEMGMVNKVVPLEQLEDETVDWCKTMLMRSPMALRMIKRGLNAELDGQRGLMEFAGDATMMYYLMEEAQEGKNAFLEKRDPDFQKFPKFPG from the coding sequence ATGACAACCAGAGCCTGGACTACCATTAAAGAATACGAAGACATTAAATTCGATTTTTTCGAAGGGATTGCAAAGATAACAATCAACCGACCAGAGGTCTATAATGCATTTCGTCCGCAAACCAATTTTGATATGTTGGATGCGATGGAAATATGTCGCGAACGCAGCGATATTGGTGTAATTGTGTTTACCGGAACGGGAGATAAAGCGTTTTGTTCAGGTGGCGACCAAAATGTAAAAGGGGTAGGTGGTTATATTGATGAGCACGGTGTACCTCGTTTAAATGTATTGGACTTGCACAAAGCAATTCGCTCTATGCCCAAGCCGGTTATTGCCATGGTAAATGGGTATGCAATTGGTGGCGGACACGTACTCCACGTTGTTTGTGATTTAACGATTGCTTCTGATAATGCGAAGTTCGGACAAACAGGACCAAAAGTAGGTAGTTTCGATGCTGGTTTTGGTTCTTCCTTTTTGGCTCGTCACGTAGGTCAGAAAAAGGCCCGCGAAATCTGGTTCCTTTGCAAGCAATATACCGCTAAAGAAGCCGAAGAAATGGGAATGGTGAACAAAGTGGTTCCTTTAGAGCAATTGGAAGATGAAACTGTAGACTGGTGTAAAACCATGTTAATGCGCAGCCCAATGGCATTGCGAATGATCAAACGAGGTTTAAACGCTGAGTTGGACGGACAACGTGGATTAATGGAATTTGCTGGTGATGCAACCATGATGTATTACTTGATGGAGGAAGCACAGGAAGGAAAAAATGCTTTCCTTGAAAAACGTGATCCTGACTTTCAGAAATTCCCTAAATTTCCAGGTTAA
- a CDS encoding GNAT family N-acetyltransferase yields MKIRLATSSDLPAINDIYNQAVRKKYCTADLDEISLAQRTKWFERHQSDQYPVFVAVEDDRVVGWICYSAYRAGRRALQSAAEVSYYIDEENLQKGIGSQLLQFSIDEASKYKFKSLFAILLAANLASLKLLEKFGFERWGLMPHVADIDGEICDHLYYGRKI; encoded by the coding sequence ATGAAAATCCGCCTAGCCACTTCATCAGATCTTCCTGCCATTAATGATATTTACAATCAAGCTGTACGTAAAAAATATTGTACTGCCGATTTGGATGAAATTAGTTTGGCGCAGCGTACAAAATGGTTTGAAAGGCATCAATCTGATCAATATCCAGTATTTGTAGCAGTTGAAGATGATCGGGTAGTGGGATGGATTTGTTATAGTGCATACAGGGCAGGGCGCAGGGCTTTGCAATCTGCTGCTGAGGTGAGTTACTACATAGATGAGGAGAATTTGCAGAAAGGAATTGGCTCTCAGTTATTGCAGTTTTCTATTGACGAAGCTTCCAAATATAAATTTAAAAGCCTCTTTGCGATTTTATTGGCGGCAAATTTGGCAAGCCTAAAACTTCTTGAGAAATTTGGTTTCGAACGCTGGGGCTTAATGCCTCATGTAGCCGATATCGACGGTGAAATCTGCGATCATTTATATTATGGAAGAAAAATCTGA
- a CDS encoding sensor histidine kinase → MRKLLAFCIISFLLTISTIGSSPIFAQPSSKNETNVLVLHSYHQGLAWTDSITNGIRSVFKDRPDINLIFEYLDTKRNYNEEYFKALQNIYKVKAKQMPFKAIITSDNAAFDFMKDYGSKFYPNIPVIYCGVNNMDPDILKDYPNFFGYGEKADHYGTISAIKRIFPNRKNIFIINDNTETGQAIQKELKKITPQFKGLNFESISEFTMESLQQTIRNLDDSYVIYLLVLNRDKNGKFISYQKGITQIKEVAHVPIFGSWDFYLNKGLFGGKITRGYEQGERAGMLALKLIQEPFTNDIPQFNNLPSSYVFDYNELIYFNVSKSQLPKNSIILNEPKDFDLILKIGVISIIILIVLVLILIIWLKIKQNRAKALQQLVLEKTSKLNETNIELEKVIQNKNKFFSILAHDLRGSIGVLLNLSTFINNDDFEISEEEKDEFNKDIFHVATRTNGLLEDLFYWGTNQLKDGPKLTYTEFDINEVLTEMTKTFRINLSEVSFEIDFTGELRITSDLNICKFLFRNIIQNAIKYSYKGGKITIRSYSANNLFYIEVKDQGLGMSKEIIESIYQKNPIRIEGLSGQKTTGMGLPTVLDYLDILEGQLLIESETGKGSTFTIVLRSHEESEQV, encoded by the coding sequence ATGCGAAAATTATTAGCTTTCTGCATCATCTCTTTTCTTCTTACCATTTCAACTATTGGAAGCTCACCAATCTTTGCTCAACCCTCATCTAAAAATGAGACAAATGTTTTGGTTCTTCATAGCTACCACCAAGGATTAGCATGGACTGATAGTATAACCAACGGAATACGAAGCGTTTTTAAAGACAGACCAGATATTAATTTGATTTTTGAATATCTGGACACTAAGCGTAATTATAATGAAGAATACTTCAAAGCTTTGCAAAATATTTATAAAGTTAAGGCTAAACAAATGCCGTTTAAAGCTATAATTACCAGCGATAATGCGGCTTTTGATTTCATGAAAGATTATGGGAGTAAATTCTATCCAAATATCCCTGTAATTTATTGCGGTGTGAATAATATGGATCCAGACATTCTCAAAGATTATCCCAATTTTTTTGGCTATGGAGAAAAGGCCGATCATTACGGAACCATCTCGGCCATAAAGCGCATATTTCCAAATAGAAAAAATATTTTCATTATTAATGACAATACCGAAACAGGACAAGCTATTCAAAAAGAATTAAAAAAAATTACACCTCAATTTAAAGGCCTTAATTTTGAGTCGATTTCTGAATTCACAATGGAAAGCCTACAGCAAACAATCAGGAATTTAGATGACTCCTACGTAATTTATTTGCTTGTACTTAATCGCGATAAGAATGGAAAATTTATATCCTACCAAAAAGGCATAACACAAATTAAAGAGGTTGCACATGTTCCAATATTTGGATCCTGGGATTTTTACCTCAACAAAGGCTTATTTGGCGGAAAAATTACAAGAGGCTATGAACAAGGTGAAAGAGCTGGAATGCTTGCCTTAAAATTGATACAGGAACCTTTTACTAATGACATCCCGCAATTCAACAATCTTCCAAGCTCATATGTTTTCGATTACAATGAATTGATTTATTTTAATGTTTCCAAAAGTCAATTGCCTAAAAACAGTATCATACTAAATGAGCCAAAAGATTTTGATTTAATTCTAAAAATCGGCGTTATCAGCATCATTATATTAATTGTTCTTGTATTAATATTAATCATCTGGCTGAAAATAAAACAAAACAGAGCCAAAGCTCTGCAACAGCTCGTTCTTGAAAAAACATCAAAATTAAACGAAACCAATATAGAGCTCGAAAAGGTGATTCAAAATAAAAATAAGTTTTTTTCGATTCTCGCTCACGATTTACGTGGTTCCATCGGAGTGCTTTTAAACTTATCTACTTTTATAAACAATGATGATTTTGAGATTAGCGAAGAAGAAAAAGACGAATTCAATAAAGATATTTTTCATGTTGCCACAAGAACAAATGGCCTATTGGAAGATTTATTTTATTGGGGGACAAATCAACTAAAAGACGGTCCGAAATTAACCTATACTGAATTTGATATCAATGAGGTATTAACTGAAATGACCAAAACCTTTCGTATAAATCTTAGCGAAGTTAGTTTTGAAATTGATTTTACTGGAGAACTAAGAATAACAAGTGATCTTAACATTTGTAAATTCCTATTTCGGAACATCATTCAAAATGCAATTAAATATAGTTACAAAGGAGGAAAAATCACAATTCGATCCTACTCTGCCAATAACCTATTCTATATTGAAGTTAAAGATCAAGGATTAGGTATGTCGAAGGAAATTATTGAGAGTATCTATCAAAAAAATCCGATTCGAATTGAAGGTTTATCAGGACAAAAAACAACAGGTATGGGCTTGCCCACTGTTCTTGATTATTTGGATATTTTGGAAGGACAACTCTTAATAGAAAGTGAAACAGGCAAAGGATCAACCTTTACCATTGTTTTGAGAAGCCATGAAGAATCAGAACAAGTTTAA
- a CDS encoding HD domain-containing protein codes for MKHIPTREEAFELLKKHTKSESLIRHGLAVEAVMRYYAKKHNEDENKWGIIGLVHDLDWDQYPEEHCQKTREILESENWPEEYIRAVESHAWLTCTEVEPKTILEKTLYAVDELTGLVTTTALIRPSKSLLDLKVKSVKRNWKNKRFAAGVDRTVIARGAEMLNMELSDLIQGCIEGMQNISDELGLKGIDQTS; via the coding sequence ATGAAACACATCCCTACCCGCGAGGAAGCATTCGAACTTTTAAAGAAACACACCAAATCGGAGAGTCTTATCAGACATGGATTAGCCGTAGAGGCAGTAATGAGATATTACGCTAAAAAGCACAACGAAGATGAAAATAAATGGGGAATTATAGGACTCGTTCACGATTTGGATTGGGATCAATATCCGGAAGAGCACTGTCAAAAAACCAGAGAAATATTAGAATCGGAGAATTGGCCCGAAGAATACATCAGAGCTGTTGAGAGTCATGCATGGTTGACCTGCACAGAGGTTGAGCCTAAAACAATACTTGAAAAAACACTTTATGCTGTTGATGAGTTAACTGGTTTGGTTACTACCACAGCTCTAATTCGGCCGTCGAAATCGCTACTAGACCTTAAAGTGAAATCCGTAAAGAGAAATTGGAAGAACAAGCGATTTGCTGCCGGTGTAGATAGAACTGTGATTGCAAGGGGGGCCGAAATGCTTAATATGGAACTTTCCGATTTAATACAAGGATGTATTGAGGGAATGCAGAATATTTCAGATGAATTGGGATTAAAGGGGATTGATCAGACATCATAA
- a CDS encoding 1,4-dihydroxy-2-naphthoate polyprenyltransferase, with the protein MNKTEAWIHAFRLRTLPLALSSIFLGSFLAAADHAFSLKIFILSTLTTLFLQVLSNLANDLGDSISGADNKERVGPERAVQSGVISKKEMKRMLAFFVLLSLSSGLWLLYEGMQLISLKQGGVMLFIGLLAIGAAINYTVGKNPYGYTGFGDLFVFLFFGLVGVLGTYFLHTGSMSWSLFLPAISVGLLSVGVLNLNNLRDVTNDAKTGKMTLVVKMGVANAKRYHLMLLSIAMILPCLYTLLHWGSVFQFLFLLSFPFIVRNVLHVFKNENARDLDPELKRLAISTLLFSLSFGLGLVL; encoded by the coding sequence ATGAACAAAACAGAAGCATGGATTCATGCATTTCGATTACGCACATTACCTCTGGCACTCTCAAGTATTTTTTTGGGGAGTTTTTTAGCTGCTGCTGATCATGCATTCAGTCTTAAAATATTCATTTTATCAACCCTAACTACCTTATTTTTACAGGTATTGTCAAATTTGGCTAATGATCTGGGCGATTCTATTTCAGGAGCTGATAATAAGGAGAGGGTTGGGCCAGAAAGAGCTGTGCAGAGTGGTGTTATCAGCAAGAAAGAGATGAAACGAATGCTTGCCTTTTTTGTTTTACTTTCATTAAGTTCTGGTTTATGGCTTTTGTATGAGGGGATGCAGTTAATAAGCCTCAAGCAAGGAGGTGTTATGCTGTTTATTGGTCTTTTAGCTATTGGTGCTGCAATAAATTATACGGTTGGGAAAAATCCATATGGATATACTGGCTTTGGTGATTTATTTGTCTTCCTTTTTTTTGGTTTGGTTGGTGTTTTAGGCACTTATTTTCTTCATACAGGAAGTATGTCATGGAGTCTTTTTTTACCTGCTATTTCAGTCGGTTTACTTAGTGTGGGAGTTCTGAATTTGAACAACCTGCGTGACGTGACTAATGATGCAAAAACCGGGAAAATGACTCTTGTTGTGAAGATGGGGGTTGCTAATGCAAAGAGATATCATTTAATGCTTCTTTCCATAGCCATGATTCTTCCTTGTTTGTATACATTACTTCATTGGGGTTCAGTATTTCAGTTTTTGTTTTTACTGAGCTTTCCGTTTATTGTGCGAAATGTTTTGCACGTATTTAAAAATGAAAATGCACGAGATTTGGATCCGGAATTAAAACGTCTGGCAATTTCTACATTACTATTCAGTCTTAGTTTTGGATTAGGATTGGTACTTTAA